A stretch of DNA from Paenibacillus sp. FSL W8-0186:
GCGATGTGGGCGTTCCATGAATCATCCGACTCAGGCCGCTATTACGAGATGCACAGCCGCTGCGAGCGCCCTGCCGCTCTTCCAGCCGATCTTGCGCCTTATACACTGGATTAGACTCTAAAACTTTAATAGATACACGACATATAAAAACCGGGCAGGGGTTGCGATATCCCCTGCCCGGTTTATTAGTTGCTGTTTTATTTTTGATGCAGATTGCTTATGCACGGATTTCGCGGAACTTGGCCACGTATTTAGCGGCAAGCTCAGCGATCAGATCGTAACGCCCTTCCTTGGCCGGTGCCGTCAGGTTTCCGCCAATCCCTACCGCAATGCATCCGCTGCGAACCCACTGCTCCATATTGTCGAGATCGACGCCGCCGGTTGGCATGATGTTCACATGCGGCATCGGGCCTTTGACAGCCTTGATATAACCCGGATTAAAGTTATTGCCCGGGAACAGCTTCAGCACATCCACGCCGAGCTTCAACGCTTCCTTCATCTCATTAAGCGTCATGCAGCCAGGCATGTAAGGTATGCTGTACAGATTGCACAGCTTGCCTGTCTCCTCATCAAAGGAAGGACTTACAACGAATTCGGCTCCTGCCAAAATGGCGATTCTCGCGGTGATCGGATCCAGCACCGTTCCCGCACCAATCACAGCCTGCCCTTCGTATTCTTTAATCAGGCGTTTGATAACCTCGTCGGCGTCCGGCGTCGTAAAAGTAACCTCAATATTATTCAAACCGCCTTCGATGCAAGCCTTGGACATTTGATAGGCGGACTCCGCATCGTCTCCGCGGATTACCGCGACGACGCCCAACTCTGTAATATTTTGCAGCACTTTTATTTTCTTCATCGCCATCTCCCTCTCAACTAAACTTTTTTATCTTATTTACCTTGCTATTTATGATTATCTACATCATATTAAACAACAACTCTGCTTTAAATGCACTATATTTCTTGAATAATTATCGTTTATTCGCTAAATTCTACGGATTCTTATGGAGGATCTGTGTCAAAGCACGATTCCTTAATTCCTTTATTGTACAAAACCGATTTATGTGTTAATTTCAAGATAACCGATTATTTTGAATATGCTAAATAAGTTCATATCTCACAATTAGATTTAGGAGGAAGCATAAATGAACAAGAAGCTTGACGTAGTCACTTTCGGCGAACCGATGGCGATGTTTTACGCCAATGAACCCGGGGAATTGCATAAAGCGCTTTCTTTCTCCAAGGGGATGGCCGGCGCCGAATGCAACGTCTCCGTCGGATTATCCCGTTTGGGCCACTCCGTCGGTCTGGTCACCAAGCTCGGGGAGGATAACTTCGGCCATTTTATTACCGATACCCTGAACAAGGAGAACATCGACACCTCCAACGTAAAATTTACGAATGAATATAGAACGGGTATGCTGGTCAAATCGAAAGTACTGACAGGAGATCCTGTCGTTGAATATTTTCGCAAAAATTCAGCCGCCTCTACAATCAGCTTATCCGATTTTGACGGTGATTATTTCGCATCCGCGAAGCATATGCATGTAACTGGCATTTTCCCGGCGGTTTCGAAATCCTGTCATGAATTTGCTCTTCACGCTGTCGATTTCATGCGGTCCCAGGGAAAAACCGTATCCTTCGATCCAAACCTGCGCCCTTCCCTATGGCCGGATACAGATACGATGGTGAAAGCGATTAACGGCCTGGCCGCCCGCGCCAACTGGGTATTCCCGGGGATTAGCGAAGGCAAGCTGCTTACGGGGCATGATAAGCCGGAAGCCATCGCCGATTTCTATCTGGCGCGCGGCGTTTCGCTCGTGGTGATCAAGCTTGGACCGGAAGGCGCTTATTTCAAATCATCAGACGGGGAAGGATATGTTCCGGGCTTCAAGGTCAAAGAAGTCGTGGACACCGTTGGAGCAGGAGACGGCTTTGCCGTAGGCGTCATCAGCGGATTGCTGGAGCAGCTGCCGCTGCAGGAGGCCGTCCGGCGCGGCAATGCGATCGGTGCCATCAATGTCATGTCTCCGGGGGACATGGACGGTTTGCCTGACCAGGAGAAGCTGCAGAAATTCATGAAGCAATAAATCTTGATATGATAAAAAAAGAACATGTCCCATCGCTAACGGGAGCATGTTCTTTTTTTATATTGTCCGTACGGATTGCCCTTGCTGCAGCATCGGCGGGAAACGGTATGTAATCGGCAGCTCCGTCCCCTTCTGTTCGATCGAAGAGAGCAATATTTTTGCAGCCTGTGTCCCCATGTCGTAAGCAGGCTGAGATATCGTTGTAATGACCGGATTATAGATATGCGCAAACTCGGCATCATCGATGCCAATCACGGACAGCTGATCGGGAATCCGCAGGCCTGTCTGATTGGCGAACTTCAAAATTTCCGCCAGCACAATATCATTGCCTGCCAGCAGCGCTGTTGGCGGTTCGGGCAGTGCCAGCAGCCTTTCCAGCACCTCGGCTATATTTTCTTTTGGTGCATGGCAAATATAGGCTTCGTCGGTCGGAAGGCCGAGCTCTTCCATCGCTTTTTTATACCCGCTGATCCGCTCCTTGCGGGGTGTAATGGCGTAATCGCCAAGCGGAAGCGACAGAATCGCAATCCGTTTATGTCCATGCTCGGCCAGTTCCTGAATCGCGATTTTTGCCGCAGCTTCGTTATCAAGCAGCAAGCTTTGCGTCGTTACTCCCTCAACGAGCCGATCCAGAAATACAAGCGGGAGCTTCATCTCCATCACCCTGCGATAGGAACTGTTACCGTTCCCGGACGGGAACACGATCAGGCCGTCGACCTGGCGAGCTGCCAGCATTTCGATATATTCGCGCTCCTTCTCCGGACTCTCATCGGCGTTGCATATAATCACCTGCGTTTTATGCTGCTGCAGCTCATTTTCGATGGCGCGTATGCATTTGATCGATAACGAGTAATCGATATTGGCCACAATGATGCCAACCATGAAGGTTCGGTTCTGCTTCAGGCTACGGGCAAGCCCGTTCGGCTGATATTTGAGGTCCTCGATAACCTCGCTGATCCGCCTTCTTGTATCCTCGCTCATGTATTGATATCGTTCGTTTAAATACTGGGAGACCGTGCTTTTGGAAACCCCGGCTCTTTTGGCCACATCTTCGATTGTCGGTTTTTTCATCAACCTTCTCCGCTCCTTGTCCAACCCGTGAGGAACAATACTAATCGGATATCGTCACTCAATTCATCTATATTACTAAAAAAGTATACCTATCTTTTAGTAAATAATCTATAGCTATGGTTCACCTGCATCTAATTACCTGCTGCAAATTTTTCTGCTTGGCCATTTTCCCTCTGAGCGGCTCGGCAAGATGACGAGTGACCCATAAGCCCATTTCTATAGATAGCTTGTGGTGATTGCCTGCTCTGGGTATTCCCCTCAATTCTCTAGTCTGTTGACTAGACGGCAGATACGATATAATTCCAAGCAAAAGAGACATCTGCCTCCGTACTAAAATTGCAGGCTGCAACCCGCGATTTTCATACAAAAGAGATGTCCCTCTGATCCTATCCTTATACCTGATATCCCAAATTTACGGCTAGTTCAGACTGCCAATAGCGATCCATGTGACGAATCCATAATTTCTAGAGCTGGGCTTCAGCCTCGAGATTTCAAGAATTGCTGAGTCAGGCGCCTGCGATTTCAACGAGACGTAATACCCCGGATTGTTCGCCATCGCTACGATGACATAATGCGCATGGGCAAAGGGCTCCTCAAGCAACACCATCACTTCTGTCGATTCTTCGTGATTCTGAAGAAGAAATGCTGCCATTCCAAACTGCTGCATCGTTGGTTGATCGCGTATGGCAACCACAGGTGTTACCGACAAATGCTCCAATTGAACCGCACCCTGCTTAATATGCGGGCTCTCGATCGCTCCGGCGGACAAATGTTGGCTTTGTATGACTGCATCCGCCAAATGATTGCCCTGAACAGCTCCTGCCTGCAGATGTGACGCCCCCACGGACTCTTCCTGCAGTACGGCTCCGTCTACTGCACTGAGCTGCAAGTGAGCTCGGCTGACCGAACCTGCTGCCAGATCACTTCCCTTTACACCGCCTTCTGGCAATAGTCCTTCCTGTCGCAGATCGGCAGACAAGTGCTCAGCCTTCACCGTGCCGGCACCGATATGGCGGGAACTCACCGCGCCTTCCGCAATATGGCTTTCTGACACGAGGCCTTCGCTCAAATGATGGGATTCCACTTGACCTGCCGCCAGATGATGGCTTTGAATCAGATCATCCGCCAGATGATAGCTCTGAATTGCCTCTGCCTGCAGATGCGGCGTGCCCACGGACTCTTCCTGGAGCACCTCGCCATCTACTACGCCTGGCTGCAAGTGAGCTCGGCTGACCGAGCCTGCCGCCAGATCGCTTCCCTTCACACCGCCCTCTGGCAGCAATCCTTCCTGCCGCAGATCGGCAGACAAGTGCTCAGCCTTCAACGTGCCGGCACCAATATGGCGGGAACTCACTGCGCCTTCCGCAATATGGCTTTCTGACACGAGGCCTTCGCTCAAATGATGGGATTCCACTTGACCTGCCGCCAGATGATGGCTTTGAATCAGATCATCCGCCAGATGATAGCTCTGAATTGCCTCTGCCTGCAGATGTGACGCCCCCACGGAATCTTCCTGGAGCACCTCGCCATCTACTACGCCTGGCTGCAAGT
This window harbors:
- a CDS encoding bifunctional 4-hydroxy-2-oxoglutarate aldolase/2-dehydro-3-deoxy-phosphogluconate aldolase yields the protein MKKIKVLQNITELGVVAVIRGDDAESAYQMSKACIEGGLNNIEVTFTTPDADEVIKRLIKEYEGQAVIGAGTVLDPITARIAILAGAEFVVSPSFDEETGKLCNLYSIPYMPGCMTLNEMKEALKLGVDVLKLFPGNNFNPGYIKAVKGPMPHVNIMPTGGVDLDNMEQWVRSGCIAVGIGGNLTAPAKEGRYDLIAELAAKYVAKFREIRA
- a CDS encoding LacI family DNA-binding transcriptional regulator, which gives rise to MKKPTIEDVAKRAGVSKSTVSQYLNERYQYMSEDTRRRISEVIEDLKYQPNGLARSLKQNRTFMVGIIVANIDYSLSIKCIRAIENELQQHKTQVIICNADESPEKEREYIEMLAARQVDGLIVFPSGNGNSSYRRVMEMKLPLVFLDRLVEGVTTQSLLLDNEAAAKIAIQELAEHGHKRIAILSLPLGDYAITPRKERISGYKKAMEELGLPTDEAYICHAPKENIAEVLERLLALPEPPTALLAGNDIVLAEILKFANQTGLRIPDQLSVIGIDDAEFAHIYNPVITTISQPAYDMGTQAAKILLSSIEQKGTELPITYRFPPMLQQGQSVRTI
- a CDS encoding sugar kinase: MNKKLDVVTFGEPMAMFYANEPGELHKALSFSKGMAGAECNVSVGLSRLGHSVGLVTKLGEDNFGHFITDTLNKENIDTSNVKFTNEYRTGMLVKSKVLTGDPVVEYFRKNSAASTISLSDFDGDYFASAKHMHVTGIFPAVSKSCHEFALHAVDFMRSQGKTVSFDPNLRPSLWPDTDTMVKAINGLAARANWVFPGISEGKLLTGHDKPEAIADFYLARGVSLVVIKLGPEGAYFKSSDGEGYVPGFKVKEVVDTVGAGDGFAVGVISGLLEQLPLQEAVRRGNAIGAINVMSPGDMDGLPDQEKLQKFMKQ